In one window of Ruminococcus albus AD2013 DNA:
- a CDS encoding DUF1667 domain-containing protein: MTRDLICINCPMGCEMTVEVENGKVISVSGNTCKRGEIYAESEISNPTRTITTTVISAEGRPVPVKTAQPVPKDKISECTAAIKAAEIHLPVKVGQVIIDDLLGTGSQVTVTKTVQ; encoded by the coding sequence ATGACGAGAGATCTTATATGTATAAACTGCCCCATGGGCTGTGAAATGACTGTTGAGGTCGAAAACGGAAAGGTCATTTCTGTTAGCGGAAACACCTGTAAACGCGGCGAGATATATGCCGAAAGCGAGATATCCAACCCGACCCGTACCATCACTACTACTGTTATCTCAGCCGAGGGCAGACCTGTCCCCGTGAAGACGGCACAGCCTGTCCCGAAGGATAAAATATCAGAATGTACAGCTGCCATCAAAGCGGCGGAAATACATCTTCCTGTTAAAGTCGGTCAGGTCATCATCGACGATCTGCTTGGAACAGGTTCGCAGGTAACTGTGACAAAAACTGTACAGTAA
- a CDS encoding PLP-dependent aminotransferase family protein has product MDYRFSEKVSHIKASAIREILKFTSQPGVISLAAGNPAPEAFPVDEITRISKEIFEEDPILALQYSISEGYTPLRDLLKKELEKKGEFDPDRDELIIVSGAQQANAMMAKVLCDPGDILCCEAPSFIGSLNAFKSYNVDLRGITLKEDGIDLDELEEVLKTGKVKLIYLICNFQNPTGLTTSLEKRKGAYELAKKYGAIILEDNPYGDLRFTGENVPSIKSMDKDGIVAYSRTFSKILAPGIRVGYISAPKEIINKMVICKQVDDVHTNIWAQVLAYKFMTQCDMNAHLEKLRAIYRHKCQLMIEQIEKNFSSKISFTRPEGGLFVWCTLPDDCDMSAFCTRAVKEFKVAVVPGNAFMISESDHTTSFRLNFSTPTDEQLVAGCEMLGKLSKEMFGE; this is encoded by the coding sequence ATGGATTACAGATTTTCCGAAAAAGTTTCACACATTAAGGCTTCCGCTATCAGAGAGATACTGAAGTTCACTTCCCAGCCCGGCGTTATCTCGCTGGCGGCAGGCAATCCTGCACCCGAAGCTTTTCCTGTAGATGAGATCACACGCATATCCAAAGAGATATTTGAAGAAGACCCCATCCTTGCACTTCAGTACAGCATATCCGAGGGTTATACTCCTCTCCGTGACCTGCTGAAAAAGGAACTGGAGAAAAAGGGCGAGTTCGATCCCGACAGAGATGAACTGATAATCGTCAGCGGCGCACAGCAGGCTAATGCTATGATGGCAAAAGTTCTCTGCGACCCGGGCGATATCCTTTGCTGTGAGGCACCCAGCTTCATCGGTTCCCTGAATGCCTTCAAGTCCTATAACGTTGACCTGAGAGGCATCACACTGAAAGAAGACGGCATAGACCTTGATGAACTGGAAGAAGTTCTCAAGACAGGCAAGGTAAAGCTTATATACCTGATATGCAATTTCCAGAACCCCACAGGTCTTACCACTTCTCTTGAAAAGAGAAAGGGCGCTTACGAGCTTGCAAAGAAGTACGGCGCGATCATCCTGGAGGACAACCCCTACGGCGATCTGAGATTCACAGGCGAGAACGTTCCTTCCATCAAGAGCATGGACAAGGATGGCATAGTTGCTTATTCCAGAACATTCTCAAAGATACTTGCCCCCGGAATCAGAGTTGGCTATATCAGCGCTCCAAAGGAGATCATCAACAAGATGGTCATCTGCAAGCAGGTCGACGATGTTCACACCAATATCTGGGCACAGGTACTTGCTTACAAGTTCATGACACAGTGCGATATGAATGCGCATCTTGAAAAGCTGAGAGCTATCTACCGTCATAAGTGCCAGCTGATGATCGAGCAGATCGAGAAGAACTTCTCTTCAAAGATCAGCTTCACCAGACCCGAGGGCGGACTTTTCGTATGGTGTACTCTCCCCGATGACTGCGATATGTCTGCTTTCTGCACAAGAGCAGTCAAGGAGTTCAAGGTTGCAGTTGTTCCCGGCAATGCATTCATGATATCCGAGAGCGACCACACAACTTCATTCAGACTTAATTTCTCGACACCCACCGATGAACAGCTTGTTGCAGGCTGCGAGATGCTTGGCAAGCTTTCAAAGGAAATGTTCGGTGAATGA
- the trpS gene encoding tryptophan--tRNA ligase, which produces MSELNFSKDKKLILSMIQPTGTFTLGNYLGAVKNWGPLQEEFNCVYAVADLHSLTVTQEPSALRKNSLQAYALLIACGMDPEKSVLFFQSHNCNHPELSWILGCSTQFGELSRMTQFKDKSAKHADNINAGLFTYPVLMAADILAYNADLVPIGADQKQHLELARNIAQRFNQRYGEFFNLPDPYIPKMGAKVMSLQEPTKKMSKSDENPNACIFILDDKDTIIRKFKRAVTDSETEVRFAEGKDGINNLMTIYSVVTGNTFEEIEKEFAGKGYGDFKLAVGEAVADHLEPVRTKFDKLMADKAYLKECYTDGAQKAQLITRRVVSKVYHKVGLVDR; this is translated from the coding sequence ATGAGCGAATTGAATTTTTCCAAAGACAAGAAACTGATACTTAGCATGATACAGCCTACGGGTACTTTCACCCTGGGCAACTATCTTGGTGCTGTAAAGAACTGGGGTCCTCTGCAGGAGGAGTTTAACTGCGTATATGCAGTTGCAGACCTTCACTCCCTTACAGTTACACAGGAGCCCTCCGCACTGAGAAAGAATTCTCTTCAGGCGTATGCACTGCTTATCGCCTGCGGTATGGATCCCGAGAAGAGCGTACTGTTCTTCCAGAGCCATAACTGCAATCACCCCGAACTCAGCTGGATACTGGGATGTTCAACACAGTTCGGCGAGCTTTCCAGAATGACACAGTTCAAGGATAAGAGCGCAAAGCACGCTGACAATATCAATGCGGGTCTGTTCACTTATCCTGTGCTGATGGCGGCTGATATCCTGGCTTACAATGCCGATCTCGTGCCAATAGGTGCAGACCAGAAACAGCATCTGGAGCTTGCAAGAAATATCGCACAGAGATTCAACCAGCGCTACGGCGAGTTCTTTAATCTGCCCGATCCTTATATACCAAAGATGGGCGCAAAGGTAATGAGCCTGCAGGAGCCTACAAAGAAGATGTCCAAGTCCGATGAGAACCCCAATGCCTGCATATTCATACTCGACGACAAGGATACTATAATAAGAAAGTTCAAGAGGGCTGTTACCGATTCCGAGACCGAGGTAAGATTTGCTGAGGGCAAGGACGGCATCAACAACCTGATGACCATATACAGCGTAGTTACAGGAAATACCTTCGAGGAGATCGAAAAGGAATTCGCAGGCAAGGGCTACGGCGATTTCAAGCTGGCTGTCGGCGAAGCTGTTGCTGACCACCTTGAACCTGTCCGCACAAAGTTCGACAAGCTGATGGCTGACAAGGCATACCTGAAGGAGTGCTACACTGACGGCGCACAGAAGGCTCAGCTGATAACAAGAAGAGTAGTATCAAAGGTGTATCATAAGGTCGGTCTGGTTGACCGCTGA
- a CDS encoding ABC transporter permease: MTTALFKDTVREVLRSKGRFLSVLLIAALGCGFFSGVKATMPDMVNSASAYFDEYRLMDLKLVSTIGVRSSDVEAVKMADNVRGAHAAYSKEVFYLHENKNIVLKCISFNSSLDDSSPNLMNKLHVVEGRLPENGGECAVEVKISSPDTFRIGEKLTFSDPDDTKKLTDTLQNDTFEIVGIVTSPQYIGYERDHTTEGDGTIVSNVFLREEEFYTNYYTEMFVDLEGLDETDPFSEEYRKSVDEKGAAAKAAFEKSVNERFGDLYTQAKDRIASATKTADTLNGVLDMDREELLEHMPEWEEKAAETRRIYEEQADQGKRAYLEKSAMLQAEKALGIAKELADDTDGSAHEKYQSQLDDARREIEAAQKELDDTDDPKVYCYNRFDASSDYSSFEGDSKKIDSIAKVFPVFFMLVAGLVCLATMSRLMDEQRGLIGVYKALGYPRGKILSKYLVYSGTAAVLGAFIGSAAGLKIFPRVIYNGYKMLYNIPDIQTPLRWGYIAACTAVSAVCICGVTVYTCMRDLKEVPGSLMRPKPPKAGKRVLLENWQAVWDRFSFMGKVTTRNMLRSKRRFFMTLAGVTGCTALIITGFGLKNSISSVVDRQFGEVFVYDGIAVMNNRYTYDELENEMQGEERIGGHMQALLNEVDLEADGQKCMVNICVPSESERLEEFVLLRDKDKGEKLVLQDGSVVITQKLAENLHLKKGSVFTVTETDGKIAEFTVADVCRNYAFHYVFVTPHDYEKSFGTEPVYNISFIDLKSGTDTDAFRNEFLKSSCFYGLTYKNDQSRGFLNSIDSLNTVVGVLIFSAGLLAAVVLYDLASINITERLREIATVKVLGFYDSETDDYILRENLISAAVGILAGFPVGRVLHYFVTVTAEVDILMFDHTLSFSAMLYGALITAGFTLAVNGALHFSLKRVDMIGSLKSVE, encoded by the coding sequence ATGACGACGGCACTTTTTAAAGATACTGTACGTGAAGTACTGCGCTCAAAAGGGCGGTTCCTGTCAGTCCTGCTGATAGCCGCCCTCGGGTGCGGGTTCTTTTCGGGGGTCAAGGCGACCATGCCCGATATGGTGAATTCGGCGTCTGCTTATTTTGATGAGTACCGTTTAATGGACTTAAAACTTGTCTCAACCATAGGTGTAAGATCGTCCGACGTTGAAGCTGTTAAGATGGCAGATAATGTCCGCGGGGCGCACGCTGCCTATTCAAAGGAAGTTTTCTATCTGCACGAGAACAAGAACATCGTGCTGAAATGTATATCCTTCAACAGCAGCCTTGACGACAGTAGTCCTAACCTCATGAACAAGCTTCACGTTGTTGAGGGTCGTTTGCCCGAAAATGGCGGCGAATGTGCGGTGGAGGTAAAGATATCTTCGCCCGATACTTTCAGGATAGGCGAAAAGCTGACTTTCTCCGACCCCGACGATACCAAAAAGCTGACGGATACCCTGCAGAACGATACCTTTGAGATAGTAGGCATAGTTACATCGCCCCAGTATATCGGCTATGAACGCGACCATACTACCGAGGGTGACGGTACGATAGTCAGCAATGTATTCCTCCGTGAGGAAGAATTCTATACCAATTATTATACTGAGATGTTCGTTGACCTTGAGGGGCTTGACGAGACCGACCCTTTTTCCGAAGAGTACCGCAAAAGCGTAGATGAAAAAGGTGCGGCTGCAAAGGCTGCATTCGAGAAAAGCGTCAACGAGAGGTTCGGTGACCTTTATACACAGGCGAAAGACAGGATCGCTTCAGCCACAAAGACCGCAGATACTCTGAACGGCGTGCTGGATATGGACAGGGAAGAACTGCTTGAACATATGCCCGAATGGGAGGAAAAAGCAGCGGAGACCAGACGCATATATGAGGAACAGGCAGATCAGGGCAAACGTGCTTATCTGGAAAAATCCGCCATGTTACAGGCTGAAAAGGCACTTGGCATAGCTAAGGAACTGGCTGATGATACTGACGGTTCTGCCCATGAAAAGTATCAGTCACAGCTTGATGATGCCCGCCGAGAGATCGAAGCGGCACAGAAAGAACTGGACGATACAGACGATCCAAAGGTGTACTGCTACAACAGGTTTGACGCAAGTTCCGATTATTCCTCCTTTGAGGGCGACAGTAAAAAGATAGATTCTATCGCAAAGGTATTCCCTGTGTTCTTCATGCTGGTGGCAGGTCTTGTGTGTCTGGCTACTATGTCAAGACTGATGGACGAACAGCGAGGTCTTATAGGCGTATATAAGGCGCTGGGCTATCCGAGAGGGAAGATACTTTCAAAATATCTGGTTTATTCGGGAACTGCGGCTGTTCTGGGTGCTTTTATCGGTTCGGCGGCGGGACTGAAGATATTCCCGCGGGTGATATACAACGGCTACAAAATGCTGTATAATATCCCCGATATACAAACACCGCTGAGATGGGGCTATATCGCCGCCTGCACGGCGGTATCAGCTGTCTGCATATGCGGCGTGACGGTCTACACCTGCATGAGAGACCTTAAAGAAGTTCCAGGAAGCCTTATGCGCCCGAAACCGCCCAAAGCGGGTAAAAGAGTCCTGCTTGAAAACTGGCAGGCAGTATGGGACAGATTCAGCTTCATGGGCAAAGTCACCACAAGGAATATGCTGCGTTCAAAGCGGCGCTTCTTCATGACCCTTGCGGGCGTGACAGGCTGTACTGCCCTTATCATAACGGGCTTCGGGCTGAAAAATTCCATAAGTTCGGTAGTGGACAGGCAGTTCGGCGAGGTATTCGTGTATGACGGAATAGCTGTGATGAACAACAGGTACACCTATGACGAACTTGAAAACGAGATGCAGGGCGAAGAACGTATTGGCGGGCATATGCAGGCACTGCTGAACGAAGTTGATCTTGAAGCTGACGGACAGAAGTGCATGGTGAACATCTGTGTGCCGAGTGAGAGTGAAAGGCTTGAAGAATTCGTACTTCTCAGGGATAAAGATAAGGGTGAAAAGCTTGTTTTGCAGGACGGAAGTGTTGTTATAACACAGAAGCTTGCCGAAAATCTTCATCTCAAAAAGGGCAGTGTTTTCACTGTTACTGAAACTGACGGCAAAATAGCCGAGTTCACAGTTGCTGATGTATGCAGAAACTATGCGTTCCACTATGTTTTTGTTACACCCCATGACTACGAAAAAAGCTTCGGCACTGAACCTGTATACAATATAAGTTTTATCGATCTTAAAAGCGGAACGGATACCGATGCTTTCCGCAATGAGTTTCTTAAAAGCAGCTGTTTCTACGGTTTGACATATAAGAACGATCAGTCGCGAGGTTTCCTCAATTCCATTGACAGCCTGAATACCGTTGTAGGCGTGCTGATATTCAGTGCGGGACTTCTGGCGGCGGTGGTGCTTTACGATCTTGCAAGCATAAATATAACCGAGCGTTTGCGCGAGATCGCCACCGTTAAGGTGCTGGGATTCTATGACAGTGAGACAGATGACTATATCCTCCGCGAGAATCTTATCTCGGCGGCAGTTGGCATACTTGCGGGATTTCCCGTGGGGCGTGTACTGCATTATTTCGTAACTGTCACAGCTGAGGTGGATATACTGATGTTCGATCACACACTTTCATTTTCGGCTATGCTGTACGGCGCACTCATAACTGCGGGATTTACTTTGGCAGTCAACGGTGCATTGCATTTCAGCCTGAAAAGAGTTGATATGATAGGCTCACTGAAATCGGTGGAATAA
- the ychF gene encoding redox-regulated ATPase YchF: MKLGMVGLPNVGKSTLFNALTNAGAESANYPFCTIEPNVGIVSVPDKRLDALAEMYHPVKFTPATLEFVDIAGLVKGASKGEGLGNKFLANIREVDAIVHVVRCFEDDNIIHVDGSIDPARDIETIDLELIFSDIELIDRRIDRTKKAMKGDKSLGAVVEFLERLKAHLEEGRSARSFEMTEDELDLLKETPLLSLKPVIYAANLCEDDFRNNIDTNANYKKVCEIAAAEKSAVLPICAQIESEISDMDAEDKAMFLSDLGLETSGLDRIIKEGYALLGLISFLTAGEPEVRAWTITKGTKAPQAAGKIHSDFERGFIRAEVVSFDDLMQYGSMSAVREKGLARQEGKEYVMQDGDIVLFKFNV; this comes from the coding sequence ATGAAGCTAGGTATGGTCGGATTACCGAATGTCGGTAAATCTACACTTTTTAACGCACTTACAAACGCAGGGGCAGAGTCTGCTAACTATCCGTTCTGCACCATCGAACCGAACGTGGGCATAGTATCTGTGCCCGATAAGCGCCTTGATGCGCTGGCTGAGATGTATCACCCTGTAAAGTTCACACCTGCCACACTGGAATTTGTTGATATCGCAGGTCTGGTAAAGGGTGCATCAAAGGGCGAGGGTCTCGGAAACAAGTTCCTTGCAAATATACGTGAGGTAGATGCGATAGTTCACGTTGTCAGGTGCTTTGAGGACGATAATATAATCCACGTTGACGGTTCTATCGACCCTGCAAGGGATATAGAAACCATCGATCTGGAACTGATATTCTCGGATATCGAGCTTATCGACAGACGTATCGACCGCACCAAGAAAGCTATGAAGGGCGATAAGAGTCTTGGGGCAGTAGTAGAATTCCTTGAAAGACTGAAAGCTCATCTGGAAGAGGGACGTTCTGCAAGAAGCTTTGAGATGACCGAGGACGAGCTGGATCTTCTGAAAGAGACACCTCTGCTTTCGCTGAAACCTGTAATCTACGCTGCAAATCTCTGCGAGGACGATTTCAGGAACAACATCGACACCAATGCGAACTACAAAAAGGTATGCGAGATAGCAGCAGCCGAGAAATCGGCAGTTCTGCCTATATGCGCACAGATTGAGTCTGAGATTTCCGATATGGACGCTGAGGACAAGGCTATGTTCTTATCAGACCTCGGTCTTGAGACTTCCGGTCTCGACCGTATAATAAAGGAGGGCTATGCACTGCTGGGTCTTATCTCATTCCTTACAGCAGGTGAACCCGAGGTAAGGGCTTGGACTATCACCAAGGGTACAAAGGCACCTCAGGCTGCAGGTAAGATACACTCCGATTTCGAGCGCGGATTTATCCGTGCCGAGGTAGTGAGCTTCGACGACCTGATGCAGTACGGTTCTATGTCGGCAGTTCGTGAAAAAGGACTTGCTAGACAGGAGGGCAAGGAGTACGTAATGCAGGACGGCGATATCGTTCTCTTCAAATTCAACGTATAA
- the sleB gene encoding spore cortex-lytic enzyme: MKSDAKYICRSLAVILSLLLLSALIGKIVPHEKETVSSLGSYGNEVRAIQQKLKERGLFNTNVTGYYGEITRNAVLAFQRQQGISQTGTAGPITLKALGISIGAAPAATEANINLLARIISAEARGEPYAGQVAVGAVILNRIEHPSFPDTLSGVIYQDGAFTAIVDGQFNQPVSASAYNAARDALNGWDPTGGCIYYYNPNKTSNKFMWSRKVVTVIGAHRFCI, from the coding sequence ATGAAGTCTGATGCAAAATATATTTGTCGGTCTTTAGCAGTCATTCTTTCTCTTTTGCTTCTTTCTGCCCTTATCGGCAAGATCGTTCCACATGAAAAGGAAACAGTCTCTTCCCTTGGGTCATACGGCAATGAAGTTCGTGCCATTCAGCAAAAGCTAAAGGAACGAGGTCTGTTCAACACTAATGTCACAGGTTATTATGGTGAGATAACCAGAAACGCCGTCCTTGCTTTTCAAAGACAGCAAGGCATATCTCAGACAGGTACCGCAGGTCCAATCACGCTTAAAGCTTTAGGTATCTCCATTGGTGCTGCGCCTGCCGCTACCGAGGCTAATATCAATCTGCTGGCACGAATCATCTCTGCCGAAGCCCGCGGTGAGCCCTATGCAGGACAGGTGGCTGTTGGTGCTGTTATACTCAACCGTATAGAACACCCCTCTTTTCCCGATACCCTCTCAGGTGTGATATATCAGGACGGTGCTTTTACAGCCATAGTTGACGGTCAGTTCAATCAGCCCGTTTCAGCCTCTGCCTATAACGCCGCCCGCGATGCCCTGAACGGCTGGGACCCTACAGGCGGTTGTATATACTACTACAACCCTAACAAGACCTCTAATAAGTTTATGTGGTCAAGGAAGGTCGTAACCGTGATAGGCGCACACCGATTCTGTATATAG
- a CDS encoding phage integrase central domain-containing protein codes for MLFEKQSNNTVEEYMTNWLVNTKRPILKRSSYDRVEQSLYYQIFPAIGRIKMRKLTSDDIQIMLNDLAERSSYSTTKKAYVNLKSCLDLAVLKGDIKKNPIFFYSGIIFMLQNYIFKEFL; via the coding sequence ATGTTATTCGAGAAACAGAGCAACAATACGGTAGAAGAGTACATGACTAATTGGTTAGTTAATACCAAACGTCCAATTTTGAAACGTTCGTCATATGATCGGGTTGAACAAAGCCTTTATTATCAGATTTTTCCGGCTATTGGAAGAATAAAGATGAGGAAACTCACCAGTGATGATATACAGATAATGCTTAACGATTTAGCTGAACGATCTTCTTATAGTACTACTAAAAAAGCATACGTTAATCTGAAGAGTTGTCTTGATCTTGCGGTTTTAAAAGGGGATATAAAGAAGAATCCTATCTTTTTTTATTCAGGTATAATATTTATGTTACAAAATTATATTTTTAAGGAGTTTTTATGA